One genomic region from uncultured Cohaesibacter sp. encodes:
- a CDS encoding DUF2274 domain-containing protein: protein MAKLKLGPLADDKPVKLTIELPAELHKDLVQYGAILGRETAGAPIPPAKLIAPMLERFIATDRGFAKARRERAKPNLEGPEGGERQD, encoded by the coding sequence ATGGCGAAGCTCAAATTGGGACCTCTTGCCGACGACAAGCCGGTTAAACTGACAATCGAGTTGCCTGCGGAACTCCACAAAGACCTTGTCCAATATGGCGCAATTCTCGGCCGCGAAACCGCTGGCGCTCCAATTCCGCCAGCAAAGCTCATTGCCCCAATGCTGGAGCGCTTTATCGCGACGGATCGAGGCTTTGCCAAAGCGAGACGCGAAAGGGCCAAGCCCAATTTGGAGGGGCCTGAAGGAGGCGAGCGACAGGACTGA
- a CDS encoding TrbI/VirB10 family protein gives MTSNDKTEPMRLRADPPRVTRLSRKMLASVGAVALFIIGGALIYALQTPQREATREELYSTQNRPSADGLSNLPADYTGPILGPALPGDLGRPILAAQRRGEPVEPPSITSPAKDAEAEKRLAEEEAARMSRVFFQTVQSNTRLDQGSPQNATQQSSLAGSQDRHASFLNGAIDRQTVAADRIAAPASPFILQAGSVISAALITGIRSDLPGQITAQVTEPIYDSPTGSHLLIPQGTRLIGQYDNGVAFGQRRVLLVWNRLILPNGRSIVLERLPGVDASGYAGLEDGVDYHWWDLMKAAGLSTLLSVGAELASDDEDRLIRAIQEGAQDTINDAGQQIIQRQLQIAPTLTIRPGFPVRIIVTRDLVLEPYGR, from the coding sequence ATGACAAGCAATGACAAGACGGAACCGATGCGCCTGCGTGCAGATCCGCCACGAGTGACCCGCCTGTCGCGCAAGATGCTGGCCTCGGTCGGTGCCGTCGCGCTCTTCATTATTGGTGGGGCGCTGATCTATGCCTTGCAGACACCACAGAGAGAAGCCACTCGCGAAGAGCTCTATTCCACCCAGAACAGGCCGAGTGCAGATGGTCTCAGCAATTTGCCTGCTGACTATACCGGTCCCATCCTAGGACCGGCTCTTCCCGGTGATTTGGGACGTCCCATTCTTGCCGCGCAACGGCGAGGGGAGCCGGTCGAGCCACCCTCGATCACATCTCCGGCCAAAGATGCGGAAGCAGAAAAGAGGCTGGCTGAAGAGGAGGCCGCTCGCATGAGCCGTGTGTTCTTCCAAACCGTTCAAAGCAACACTCGTTTGGATCAAGGATCCCCTCAAAATGCCACGCAGCAATCCAGTCTGGCAGGGTCGCAAGATCGGCATGCGTCTTTCCTTAATGGTGCGATAGATCGCCAGACCGTTGCAGCGGATCGTATCGCCGCTCCAGCCTCACCCTTTATTCTTCAGGCTGGCTCGGTCATTTCGGCGGCTCTCATCACGGGCATTCGCTCCGATCTTCCTGGCCAGATCACCGCGCAGGTGACGGAACCCATCTATGATAGCCCGACCGGATCTCATCTTCTCATCCCGCAAGGTACGCGCCTTATCGGGCAGTATGACAATGGTGTCGCCTTTGGTCAGCGCCGGGTGCTTCTGGTTTGGAACCGGTTGATCCTTCCCAATGGTCGTTCAATAGTCCTTGAACGCTTGCCGGGTGTTGATGCCAGTGGTTACGCAGGGCTCGAAGATGGCGTCGACTATCATTGGTGGGATCTGATGAAAGCGGCTGGCCTTTCCACGCTTTTGTCCGTCGGTGCCGAGCTGGCAAGCGACGACGAGGATCGTCTGATCCGGGCCATTCAGGAGGGGGCTCAGGACACCATCAACGATGCGGGCCAGCAAATCATTCAACGCCAATTGCAGATCGCACCCACGCTCACCATTCGGCCTGGTTTCCCGGTCCGGATCATCGTGACCCGCGATCTGGTTCTTGAACCTTATGGGAGGTGA
- a CDS encoding MbcA/ParS/Xre antitoxin family protein, producing MRQVLNAAKASASRGQVATKAVLGAAERLGLTAGQLAGVIGLSPPTVSRMKKGGYVLDEGSKEFELALHLVRVFRSLDAITGGDEVVARQWMKNRNKALEATPLDAIMSVAGLLNVSNYLDSRRAII from the coding sequence ATGCGACAGGTTCTGAACGCAGCAAAAGCGAGTGCATCACGTGGGCAAGTGGCGACCAAGGCCGTACTTGGTGCTGCTGAACGGCTTGGGTTAACTGCAGGCCAGCTGGCTGGTGTGATCGGCCTCTCGCCTCCGACTGTTTCTCGCATGAAGAAGGGCGGCTATGTGCTCGATGAGGGCTCCAAGGAATTTGAGTTGGCCTTGCATCTTGTTCGCGTTTTCCGTTCGTTGGATGCGATCACGGGCGGTGATGAAGTGGTTGCCCGTCAATGGATGAAGAACAGAAACAAGGCGCTGGAGGCTACACCTCTTGATGCCATCATGAGTGTTGCAGGGCTTTTGAATGTCTCAAACTATCTGGACAGTCGACGCGCTATCATCTGA
- a CDS encoding RES family NAD+ phosphorylase, which produces MSQTIWTVDALSSELAPYDGTACRVVEAQHQISTQKLVDTLDEQQLLEEMLDEVKPQVPEACAYLSFLLFTPFRYKPYPHASRFRRAGMTPGVFYASERVETAIAETVFYRYIFFSESPDTPFPTNALVHTAFSVALKTEKMLDLMSDPLAQDAELWAKKQDYNACLDLSDKAREAQAEIIRYLSVRDPKSGANLAVLDPVAFASPEPIAHQTWHIHIRPDVAQAICAFPALSLEFRKGDFADDRLN; this is translated from the coding sequence ATGTCTCAAACTATCTGGACAGTCGACGCGCTATCATCTGAGCTTGCTCCGTATGATGGCACTGCTTGCCGGGTGGTAGAGGCTCAACACCAGATATCTACCCAAAAGTTGGTCGATACGCTTGATGAACAGCAGCTATTGGAAGAAATGCTCGATGAGGTGAAACCGCAAGTGCCCGAGGCTTGTGCGTATCTTAGTTTTCTGCTGTTCACGCCATTCCGCTATAAGCCCTATCCGCATGCATCCCGCTTTCGGCGAGCGGGCATGACACCCGGCGTTTTCTATGCGTCCGAACGGGTCGAGACGGCGATAGCTGAGACTGTCTTCTATCGCTATATCTTTTTCTCGGAATCGCCGGATACCCCCTTCCCCACCAATGCCTTGGTCCACACCGCTTTTTCTGTGGCTCTCAAAACAGAGAAAATGCTCGATCTTATGTCTGATCCTTTGGCGCAGGATGCGGAACTCTGGGCGAAGAAGCAGGATTACAATGCCTGTCTTGATCTTTCAGACAAGGCCAGGGAAGCGCAAGCGGAGATCATTCGCTACCTATCGGTTCGGGATCCGAAATCCGGTGCCAATCTGGCGGTACTGGATCCTGTTGCTTTTGCGTCTCCAGAGCCGATAGCCCATCAAACATGGCACATTCATATCCGCCCGGATGTAGCACAGGCAATTTGCGCTTTCCCTGCTCTTAGCCTTGAGTTTCGGAAGGGCGACTTTGCGGATGATCGCCTGAATTAG
- a CDS encoding ParB N-terminal domain-containing protein: protein MANADQKITLASSRDIPFNKLTLSQSNVRRIKSGVSIEELAASIARRGLIQSLHVRPQLDEDGKETGLFEVPAGGRRYRALELLVKQRRLNKTAPVPCIISENSDDILIDEVSLAENIERAPLHPLDQFRAFLAMREKGMGVEEIAAAFFVSAKVVKQRLRLTAVAPALLESYAEDELTLEQLMAFTISEDHDRQQQVWDALRNSWNKEPYQIRRLLTENAVKASDRRARFVGLDAYAEEGGVIVRDLFEEDDGGWIEDVPLLERLVTEKLKTEAEAIAAEGWKWIELSIDFPYGHATGLRRLIGKALDLSEAEQREQVGLQDELSELESQYAQIDELPEEVDTRLGDIEAALEAFEHRPVQFDEADIKRAGVFISIRHDGQLFVDRSYVRPEDEDLEEPNSIDEMSALKTPEAVGSATGGVGEGLLETEEEEDGIKPLPERLLVELTAHRTLALRDALANNPEIAMTALLHKLVRDSFLPYPATGALEASVRQVHFPVQANDLKDSPVATSVEERHERWGDRIPADEAALWDWLSELDDHDRMALLAHCVSFGINALHEKPNPYGGSGISGQGLETRLREADRLAYATGLDMVAAGWRPTAHNYLGRVTKARILQAVRDGVGDRDAERIAHLKKSEMAEEAERLLANSGWLPEPLRMNGDDIEVTETDEIDTEPKADDAEEHPVAAE, encoded by the coding sequence ATGGCAAATGCCGATCAGAAAATTACCCTCGCATCTTCGCGCGATATTCCCTTCAACAAGCTAACCCTCAGCCAGTCCAACGTCCGCCGCATCAAGTCTGGCGTGTCAATCGAGGAGCTGGCTGCCTCAATTGCTCGACGTGGGCTCATCCAGTCTCTTCATGTCCGGCCCCAGCTTGACGAAGATGGCAAGGAAACGGGCCTCTTCGAAGTGCCTGCCGGTGGTCGTCGCTATCGGGCATTGGAGCTTCTGGTCAAACAGAGGCGCCTCAACAAGACTGCGCCCGTGCCCTGCATTATTTCTGAGAACAGCGATGACATCCTGATCGATGAGGTTTCCCTCGCTGAAAATATCGAACGGGCTCCTCTGCATCCACTCGATCAATTCCGGGCTTTTCTTGCCATGCGTGAGAAGGGCATGGGCGTCGAGGAGATCGCTGCAGCCTTCTTCGTTTCGGCCAAAGTGGTCAAGCAGCGCCTGCGGTTGACCGCTGTCGCTCCGGCCTTGCTCGAGAGTTATGCCGAGGATGAGCTGACCCTTGAACAGCTCATGGCCTTCACCATCAGCGAAGACCATGATCGCCAGCAACAGGTCTGGGACGCCCTGAGGAACAGCTGGAACAAGGAGCCCTATCAAATCCGTCGTCTCCTGACCGAGAATGCTGTGAAAGCAAGTGACCGCCGAGCCCGCTTCGTCGGTCTTGACGCCTATGCGGAAGAAGGTGGCGTCATCGTGCGAGATCTCTTTGAGGAAGACGATGGCGGCTGGATCGAGGATGTTCCCTTGCTCGAACGGCTGGTCACCGAGAAGCTGAAGACAGAAGCAGAAGCCATTGCTGCCGAGGGCTGGAAATGGATCGAACTGTCTATCGACTTTCCCTATGGCCACGCCACTGGTCTGCGACGCCTGATCGGTAAGGCCTTGGATCTGTCAGAGGCGGAACAACGAGAACAGGTTGGGCTTCAAGACGAACTGAGCGAACTGGAAAGCCAATATGCGCAGATCGATGAACTGCCCGAAGAAGTGGACACCCGGCTTGGTGACATTGAAGCCGCGCTTGAAGCTTTTGAGCATCGACCTGTCCAATTTGACGAAGCCGACATCAAGCGAGCTGGTGTTTTCATCAGTATTCGCCATGATGGTCAGCTCTTCGTTGATCGCAGCTATGTCAGGCCTGAAGACGAAGACCTTGAAGAGCCAAACAGCATTGACGAGATGTCAGCTCTCAAGACCCCTGAAGCAGTTGGTTCGGCGACAGGTGGGGTGGGTGAAGGCCTTCTCGAGACCGAAGAGGAAGAAGACGGCATCAAACCGCTGCCTGAAAGACTACTCGTCGAACTGACAGCTCATCGCACATTGGCACTGAGAGACGCTCTGGCGAACAACCCGGAGATCGCCATGACGGCATTGCTACATAAACTGGTTCGGGACAGCTTTTTGCCTTACCCAGCGACGGGAGCGTTGGAGGCTTCAGTCCGACAGGTTCATTTCCCGGTGCAGGCCAACGATCTCAAGGATAGCCCTGTCGCGACATCCGTCGAGGAACGCCATGAACGCTGGGGTGATCGCATTCCGGCCGACGAAGCTGCCCTTTGGGATTGGTTGAGTGAGCTTGATGACCACGATCGTATGGCATTGCTCGCCCATTGCGTGAGCTTTGGTATCAATGCTCTTCACGAGAAGCCAAATCCATATGGAGGATCAGGCATCAGTGGCCAAGGTCTGGAAACACGGTTGCGGGAGGCGGATCGTCTCGCGTATGCGACCGGGCTCGATATGGTCGCAGCCGGTTGGCGCCCGACGGCCCATAACTATCTGGGTCGGGTCACCAAAGCGCGCATTCTGCAGGCTGTCAGGGACGGCGTCGGTGATCGGGATGCCGAACGCATCGCGCATCTCAAAAAGAGCGAGATGGCAGAAGAAGCCGAACGGCTGCTGGCGAATAGTGGCTGGTTGCCTGAGCCTCTCCGGATGAATGGCGATGATATCGAAGTCACCGAGACTGATGAAATCGATACCGAGCCAAAAGCGGATGATGCCGAGGAACATCCCGTCGCCGCTGAATGA
- a CDS encoding toprim domain-containing protein — MSHLSAADIAEHLAAEAEAVCRHYLSAGRRHGNYWLVGDARNTTGRSLYVRLKATDKGAAGKWTDAATGEHGDLLDIIRESMGLMDFVDVIEEARSFLSLPKEEPLPWEVKPSAETGSSEAARRLYAMAKPIRGTLAETYLNHRGISELRDTSMLRFHPSCYWRPEGNAPTEIWPAMIAAVTDLDGRIAGVHRTWLSRDGRSKAPLDPSRKALGHLLGHAVRFGAARDILAAGEGIETILSLRQILPTIPMMAALSAGHLAAIQFPASLKRLYIVRDQDPAGDEAYTRLSMRAQGAGIKAIGLMPMLGDFNEDLIQLEPNAMRTCLRDQLAPEDWNLFGVKTSS; from the coding sequence ATGTCTCATCTTTCAGCCGCTGATATTGCGGAGCACCTCGCAGCCGAGGCAGAGGCCGTGTGCCGACATTATCTGTCTGCTGGGCGAAGACATGGCAACTATTGGCTTGTTGGCGATGCGCGGAACACTACGGGTCGCTCTCTCTATGTTCGCCTCAAAGCGACTGACAAGGGCGCAGCAGGAAAATGGACAGATGCTGCCACCGGCGAGCATGGCGACCTGCTTGACATCATCCGTGAGAGTATGGGGCTCATGGATTTCGTCGATGTGATCGAGGAGGCGAGAAGCTTTCTCTCTCTGCCCAAGGAAGAGCCTTTGCCATGGGAGGTGAAGCCCTCTGCTGAAACCGGCTCTTCAGAGGCGGCTCGGCGGCTTTATGCCATGGCGAAGCCCATCAGAGGGACTCTCGCTGAGACCTATCTCAACCACCGTGGCATTAGCGAGCTGCGTGACACTTCCATGCTGCGCTTTCACCCGAGCTGCTATTGGAGACCGGAAGGAAATGCTCCGACCGAAATCTGGCCTGCCATGATCGCAGCAGTGACCGACCTTGATGGCAGGATCGCGGGTGTGCATCGCACATGGTTGTCACGGGACGGGCGCAGCAAGGCTCCACTCGATCCGTCACGTAAGGCCTTGGGGCATCTGCTTGGTCATGCGGTTCGCTTCGGAGCAGCACGAGATATTCTGGCTGCAGGGGAGGGTATTGAGACCATACTGTCCTTGCGGCAGATCCTCCCTACTATTCCCATGATGGCTGCACTATCGGCCGGACATTTGGCTGCCATACAGTTTCCTGCGTCATTGAAGCGGCTCTATATCGTGCGCGACCAGGATCCTGCTGGCGATGAAGCATATACGCGGCTCAGCATGAGAGCACAGGGCGCTGGGATCAAGGCGATAGGCTTGATGCCGATGCTGGGTGACTTCAATGAGGACCTCATCCAACTTGAACCCAATGCCATGCGGACTTGTTTGCGTGATCAACTCGCACCTGAGGATTGGAACCTGTTCGGGGTAAAGACGAGTAGCTGA
- a CDS encoding DUF2493 domain-containing protein — translation MNASDDITSQSISSPSDHIVQQLELYGYHPAAGEVDPRDPPEERSIEGAVADIFDALVATMSDTSLDPDLPEMLWSMVNIFHRALDRIERKLDDNEQAQKSLQREQDGSEVKSVQLETLIAMGQGLLDRRNSLEQFREAAADHFASFTGTPWTPRTGSRVDHRHLTAAMIDSRDFIAAKHRSENETLLPPGVKIAFSGGDTAEHRLIWDRLDQVLAKHPDMVLLHGGSPKGAEKIAALWASQRKVPQVAFKPDWSAHGKAAPFKRNDLMLEALPIGVILFPGTGIQENLSDKARKLGIPVYRINQGGA, via the coding sequence ATGAATGCTTCCGATGACATCACCTCACAATCCATCTCGTCGCCATCCGATCATATCGTCCAACAACTCGAGCTTTATGGCTATCACCCTGCTGCGGGCGAGGTTGATCCGCGCGATCCGCCGGAAGAGCGCAGCATTGAAGGTGCTGTCGCAGATATCTTTGATGCCCTTGTCGCCACCATGTCAGACACCAGCCTTGATCCCGACCTTCCTGAAATGCTCTGGTCCATGGTCAATATCTTCCATCGTGCGCTAGACAGGATCGAGCGCAAGCTCGACGATAACGAGCAAGCACAAAAGAGCCTTCAGCGCGAACAGGATGGCTCCGAGGTGAAATCCGTCCAGCTCGAAACCCTGATCGCTATGGGGCAGGGGCTGTTGGACCGCCGTAACAGCTTGGAGCAGTTCCGCGAAGCCGCAGCAGACCACTTTGCAAGCTTTACCGGAACGCCCTGGACACCGAGGACCGGCTCGCGTGTTGACCATCGCCATCTGACGGCCGCCATGATCGACAGTCGCGACTTCATTGCCGCCAAGCACCGCTCCGAGAATGAAACCCTTCTTCCGCCCGGCGTGAAAATCGCCTTCTCAGGTGGCGACACCGCAGAGCATCGCCTGATCTGGGATCGGCTTGATCAGGTTCTTGCCAAGCACCCTGACATGGTTTTGTTGCATGGTGGCTCACCAAAGGGCGCTGAAAAGATTGCCGCTCTCTGGGCCTCTCAACGCAAAGTGCCTCAGGTCGCCTTCAAGCCTGATTGGTCGGCGCATGGCAAAGCTGCCCCCTTCAAACGCAATGACCTGATGCTCGAGGCCCTGCCGATCGGCGTTATCCTCTTTCCGGGTACCGGTATTCAGGAAAATCTCTCAGATAAAGCCCGCAAACTCGGAATCCCCGTTTATCGCATCAACCAAGGTGGTGCGTAA
- a CDS encoding DUF932 domain-containing protein, producing MTMQVLEANVDVNAGYKVDLDRGEKVGRVSSEWFSRPDDERYLSLDTLAEAVRTRAEHSRSRVVESAAIQVEASRDNPERLSLMLPGANAPTAPTHWSFGQLASQVGAPAAYLRQLPAALAGINLQYGLATHRAEQIKTYETESGRVELRAVTGPDYGRIYDYELVEAVQRIAGNGTGDTRWKVPGILDWSTGIYNPHVDITKDTTTLYASDRDVFLFLVDDRNPIEAGRLPDGSPDLFFRGFYCWNSEVGAKTLGIASFYLRAVCQNRNLWGVEDFQEIKIRHSKYAASRFAHEAAPALRNFANSSPIPFINGIKATRERIVAGSDEDRSEFLRKRGFSKAETGKIIDIVLDEEGRPPESVFDFVQGITALARTKTHQDVRLDLEGRAKKLMDRIV from the coding sequence ATGACCATGCAAGTTTTGGAAGCAAATGTTGATGTCAATGCTGGCTATAAGGTTGATCTTGATCGCGGCGAGAAAGTGGGGCGGGTATCATCGGAATGGTTCTCGCGTCCCGATGATGAGCGCTATCTGTCCCTCGACACATTGGCCGAGGCTGTTCGTACCCGCGCAGAACATAGCCGTTCCCGTGTGGTGGAGAGCGCAGCCATCCAAGTTGAGGCCAGTCGCGATAATCCAGAAAGGCTGTCTTTGATGCTGCCCGGGGCAAATGCTCCGACGGCACCGACCCATTGGAGTTTTGGTCAATTGGCCAGTCAGGTCGGCGCACCGGCTGCCTATCTGCGTCAGCTTCCCGCAGCTCTTGCCGGTATCAATCTGCAATATGGTCTTGCAACGCACCGTGCCGAGCAGATCAAGACCTATGAAACCGAGAGCGGGCGCGTTGAATTGCGCGCGGTGACCGGACCGGACTATGGCCGCATCTACGATTATGAACTGGTTGAAGCGGTACAGCGGATCGCTGGCAATGGTACCGGTGACACGCGCTGGAAGGTGCCCGGTATACTCGACTGGTCAACCGGCATCTATAATCCGCACGTGGATATCACCAAGGACACAACGACCCTTTACGCTTCGGATCGTGATGTTTTCCTCTTTCTGGTCGATGACCGCAACCCGATCGAGGCTGGTCGGTTGCCCGATGGCTCGCCCGATCTGTTCTTCCGTGGCTTCTACTGCTGGAACAGCGAAGTGGGAGCCAAGACGCTGGGCATCGCCAGCTTCTATCTTCGCGCTGTCTGCCAGAACCGCAATCTTTGGGGTGTCGAAGACTTCCAAGAGATCAAGATCCGCCATTCCAAATATGCCGCCTCCCGCTTTGCTCACGAGGCAGCGCCCGCCTTGCGCAATTTCGCAAATTCATCACCCATCCCCTTCATCAATGGCATCAAGGCTACCCGTGAGCGGATCGTGGCGGGCAGTGATGAAGACCGGTCAGAGTTCCTGCGCAAGCGCGGATTCTCGAAAGCCGAGACAGGAAAGATCATCGACATCGTGCTGGATGAAGAAGGTCGTCCTCCAGAAAGCGTCTTTGATTTTGTCCAGGGCATTACCGCTCTGGCCCGGACCAAGACCCATCAGGATGTCCGCCTCGATTTGGAAGGGCGAGCCAAAAAGTTGATGGACCGCATTGTTTGA